Proteins from one Ahaetulla prasina isolate Xishuangbanna chromosome 2, ASM2864084v1, whole genome shotgun sequence genomic window:
- the TOMM5 gene encoding mitochondrial import receptor subunit TOM5 homolog: MFRLEGLGPKLDPEELKRKMREDVLSSIRNFLIYVAVLRITPFVLKKLDSI; the protein is encoded by the exons ATGTTCCGCCTTGAGGGTCTGGGGCCCAAGCTGGACCCGGAGGAGCTGAAGCGCAAAATGCGCGAGGACGTTCTCTCTTCGATCCGCAATTTCCTCATCTACGTAGCCGTGCTGCGCATCA CTCCATTTGTTTTAAAGAAGCTGGACAGCATATGA